Below is a window of Prosthecobacter algae DNA.
ATGAGGAGGAGAGACGGGCAGTGGTGGTCGTGGAGTTCGGCGATGCGGGGTAGGCAGCCCCTCAGGTGATTGATGCGGGCCTGGATGGCGGGGTTTTGCAGGAGTTTGCGGGAGCGTTGTTTGATGTTTTTGACGCTGTATCCGGCGTGGACGTAGGCGGAAGCGACGTCGTGGCCGGAAGCGCGGAGGGAAGCGAAGGTTTCGTGGCGAGGATCGGGGAGAGTGTGCATGGAAGGGTTCGAGGTTCGAATGATTTATATACAATATAATGTTTTGCGATGGGTGGCAACCTGGGAGATCGGGGGTGGATCTTCCGCCGTCAGCCATCTGACCAAGAACGCTAGGCAGGGTAGGGGGCTGTTTTGTCGTGAACACCAGTTGCTCCTCTAGCGCAGGGTTTTATGAATCAGCGGTTTGGGCGGTTTTTCATGGACCCATGAAATGCCCGGCAAGGCGACTATGGGCAGAATCTCCAGCTTTCCCAAGAACGCGCGGAACGCATCTCCCGGGAGCTGGTTTATCATGGCGTCAGTGCCGAGCGTCTCATGCCCGTGGGCTATGGTGAAGCCGAAGCCTCCTCCCCGGCAGATGCCAACGAAGCTACCCGCCGTCTGGACCGCCGGGTTGTCGTCTTCCACATGCGCTGAGGCCAAGGAAATTTCGGACCCAGCTTAGCGCATACCTACCAGTCACGGACAGTAATTGTCCCGCAAGATGCGGGAGGTCGGGTGCTTGCGCCCCTTGACATAAATACCCGCCAGCGCGTCGGTGATACTAGTTACTGGCCACCTTCACCGCCGCCCCGGCCTTCCACTCCGGCATGCAATGGCCCTCCGGCTGCATCAGGAGGATGGAGTGCATGCGCCAATCAATGGGGGGCATTTACACGCAGCTTCCGGCTAAAATGCCAGGCAAAACAGCTGCAAGAAAATCTAAGAAGGGCAAAAGTCGTGCGTTTTTTGCTATGGATGATAATTACGCCGTCAAAGATGAACACGAACGAGAGCAGTTTCGCCTGCTTCTTGCTGCCAGGGTCGAGACCTGGTGACGGCGCCATATGTCAAAAAAACACATGGCCTTACCGAGGCAAAAGTCGGTTATTAAAAGAGCAAAGTCATTCAAGTCAAAATCTGCCGCTTCCGCTTGCGAAAAAGAGGAGGTGCCGGACTCAAATCGGAGTTTCTCATCCTACAAAGGATGGGCGACCCGCCGAGCAAATCACGAAGCGCGAGCAAATGTGCTTCGGGGTCCTGAATTTGAACTGTTTCAGTCTGTGACTGGGGATAGTAAAGATTCCTGGATACTCTGTGAAGTCTGCCCGGGGAAATGGCTGGTCTACAGGAGCCGTTCTTCCACGAACGGTAAGGGTAGCTACCGCATTCAATTCACAGAGGATCAATGGGATGGATTTGTTTTCGAAGGTAGTTCTTTACGATCTATTGTAGCGGCTACAATCAAATCTCAAAATATTCTGTAATGGGAGGCGATTGTTAACCGAAGAAGATTTTAGACGCGAGCAGCAATGCTCGCGTTTTTTTCTTCCATGCCTTAAGAGCAGGCGGAGACGAATTTGTTGAATTCGGCTTAATAGTTCTTGAAATGCATGACCAATAGTGCTGGAATATGGAGTCACATTACAATGATTGAAAATTTCTGAATTTGGCTCCGAGAAATGCTTGAATTACTTGTTGGGTTGTTGTTCCTGCAACCTGTTTTTACCAATGTATCTAGATTACGCTAGATGACCAGCTTATCATTATTCCGACGACTACAGCTTCCGGTTATACGGACGACAGGTTTGCGGAAAGAAAAATTCGGTGCTTCTCGGAGTCTACTATTTTCGCGATGAATTTAGATAAAACTGTTGAAGCTATTTTTGTGAGAATAGCTTCATTTGATGACTTGGCGAAAATGCTTGGGGCATCACCAAAGCAGTTACGGTTTTTGTTGTATGGATGTTCAGATTATTCAAAATATACTATCTTCAGCATAGCAAAACGAAAAGGTGGAACCCGCTTGATCAAGGCCCCTCGAGTTGAGTTGAAATGCATTCAGCGGCGCCTTGCTTCATTGATTCAAGACCGTGTTCGACCAAGGGCTTGTGCGCATGGCTTTGTGCGATCCAGAAGTGTTGTAACTAATGCACTCCTCCATGTTCGCCATCGCACAGTATTTAACATAGATCTAAAAGACTTCTTCCCAACAATTAATTTTGGTAGAGTGCGAGGCCTTTTTATGGCAGCTCCGTTTGGTGCCCCCGAAAAGATAGCTACTGTCATAGCCCAGCTCTGTTGCCATGAAGGGGTTCTTCCTCAAGGTGCTCCTACATCACCGGTGGTTTCCAATTTGATATGCATGCGGTTAGACACTCAACTGCAAAAACTGGCTAAAAATCATAGGTGTATTTTTAGCAGGTATGCCGACGATATAACATTCTCCAGGCGTAAGGGCAACATGCCTTCCGATATCGCTAGCGAAGATGCTAATGGCGATTTTGTTGTGGGTAATGAACTCCGTCGAATTATAGATAGTAACGGTTTTTCAATCCATCCAGATAAAGTTCATCTCTATAGAAATACCACTCGCCAATCTGTTACTGGCCTTGTGGTGAATAGACGAGTTAATGTCCCTCGCGAATTTATCAGAAATATTCGCGCAATGATTTCTGACTGGCATAAGAACGGACTGGATTCTGCAGAAAAAAGTCACCATGAGAAACACTACCGTAGAGCACTGATCGCTGGATTAAAACCACCCCTTCCGCGGATCATAGAAGGAAAATTAAATTTTTTAAGAATGGTTAAAGGCATTGACGATCCTGTGCGTCGAAATTTGCAAAGACAGTTCGTGAATGTTTATCCCGAATATCAAAAGGTTATGGAAAAAGAAAATAGTGAACTATCAATGCGTGATTTATTCATTTCGCACGCCTCTGAAGATAAGGATGCATTTGTGCGACCATTAGTTCAAGCGCTCGTTAAGGTGGGTGTAAGTGTTTGGTACGATGAAGCTGAAATGACTATCGGTGACAAGTTGACAAACAAGATTAATGAAGGCTTAACTAAATCAAGATATGGCTTGGTGGTTTTGTCCCCAAGCTTTTTTAGTGTAAAAAAAACATGGCCTGACAGAGAGGTGAATGCCCTGTTTGCTATGGAAGATGCCGATGGAAACTCTCGAGTTCTACCCCTTTGGTATAAGGTCGACAAAGAACAGGTATCAAAGACAAATCCTCTTTTAGCCGGACAATTGGCGTGGAAAGCAGCGGATTTTTCTGTAGACGTTCTGGCAGAGAAATTTCGAGACTTTATGAAAAATAGAAGATCTAAAGATGCTTGAGCGATTTGGCGGCTGTTCAGAACCGCTAGTTCTGCGCAAATCAGCCACCCCGTGTTATAGTGGCTGAAATTCACTAGCTTTCGGCCATCAATTCGATGGTAAGGGCGGCAGAACTGTCACTCGAGGTCGGCGGCTTGGGCGGCGAATTTGTAGGTGATGACGCCGACTTTGACGTCTTCTTTGTTCGGCAGGCCGAGGTGCTCCTTGGGGGTGACGTAGCAGAGCATGGCGCAGCCGTACCAGCCGATCATGGCGGCACCGATGCCTGAGGCTATATTGGTTATTTCTTTCTTGAGTCCGACGGGGAATTCATGGTGTCGGCTGAAAATCATTTTCTGATCGCAAAGTTTCCAGATCACTCCTGAGATCTTCGGCCATCGATTTAGTGTAAATACGATGAATTTTTCCTTCATTCTGAAGCGCTACTAGTTTTCGCAAGTCATTGGTTCGCTGCTTCCAAGTGATTCCATCAGTCACGAGAAGTAAAACCGTGTCATGTCGCTTCTCTTCAACAATACGGGCGATATCACCGAGTACATCTGTCTGTTTACTTCCAGTTGCACCATATGCCTTCACCTCGATAAGGATTACAGGGTCATTGGCGGAGGGAATCGCAAAGTCAGCTTTCTCCGTGCTCTGTCCTTTGGCACCGGTGAAGCGACAACGAACTGCAACCTGTTCGTCTGAAAATATAGACCTCACAATGCCTTCGACAAAGTCTTCCATACCACGGCCCCTTGTCTGCCCTTTGATGGCACTGCCTCGCCCACCCTTGAGGCGTTCGATCAGTACATCCGACCAGTGAAGGGGTTGGTGGATAGCCTGAGTCATGAGTTTACATAATTCAAGCTGGTTAAGTGCCTTGAGGTAAGCAGGGGGATCCGCCAAATACCTTTTTTTTCCAATACCTCCCGGGCCCAGAAGTTCTTGCATCCGATGCGTGTAGTCGTCTTTTGAAACGTCTAGGAAGAGACGAATAGCAGTGGTTGCCTGTTCGAAGTTGGTAGCCAGCAATGCAGCCACATCTGCATCTGCGTAAGCTGCTTTCTCTGGCAAATGTTTAAGCAGAGCAATGACTCCCTCAGCATGGCTGTCCAGCCATGACGCTTCTATCGGTATCAAAGATGCTGAGATTTCTTCAAAGGTTTGTCGGTACCGTTTCATGAGCCAATGATGAGATACTCTTTGACGACGTTTCGTTTGGCCGCCGCATGGGTCCCAAAGTGGTATCGATGATTTTTCTCAAGTACTTCGACGGACTTCTTGTAGCGCCTCATTATCGAACAAAGAGTTGGAAGATCAGGATAAGCATTCGATGAATAGGAAAGAACTTGAATGGAATCTGAAAAATGGCGGAAAAGACGGTCAAAGGCTTCAAGCGCTGTTTGCCTGTATGAGAAAGGAGTGAAGGGTTTGACAATTTTCCGCACTTTTGTGTGCATCATCAGCTCTTTGCCTTCCCAGTAGCAAGCCAAGCCTTCGAGGAAATGGTAACGCTTTATATAACAATTATCGTCAGCTAACGGCACATAGGGCGGATCCATGTAAACCAAATCACTGCCAGGATTCACGTGGAATACATCGCTACTGGTAACAGAATTTCGTTGGCCGTTGCTGAACACAGCCGCGTTGTAGATGGCAACCTGCTCGATAAAGTGTTCCCGAATGTTCAATTGAAGATCTCGCCTGCCGTCCTGGTAGCGAGTTGGATCACTGATCGTGAAAAGTCCGCGCGGTTGACGTTTAATTGCCGAGCGTAGCAGGGCGGCCAAGGCCATAGCGCGTTTGAATGGAGACTCCAATTGGCGAATGCCGGACCAAAGGTCGTCAAGACATGAAAGTTCTTCAGGCGTGTAGAAAATGCCCTCGTAAGTTTTCCGAATGAACTGCTCAGACTGCGAGCGGGCCTTCGCAGAAAGGAGAAGTTCAAGGTCCGGTGCATTCAGACGAGTAGCGTTGTTCGCCACCGTCGCCGATGTCAGAACTGAAGGAAACGCGAGCGTATCATTGGCTCGGACTTGCTTCCCCATAGCCTTAAGTAAATACGACACCACCCCCGAACCAGAAAATGCGTCCGTTGCTGTTTCGAAACCGATTTCAGCAAGTGTTTCATGAATCCACGGAAGCAGCCGGAACTTGCTACCCATGTATCGGAATCGCGGGAAATTTGCGATCTCATCAGGAAGCTTGGTTGTCTCAGAGATGAGAGACAACTGCGGTTCCGAAAATGTTTTCATGGATTTAAGGTTTTGAGATGTTCATGAGAACATGAATCTTTATGGGCTAAAGGCAAGTACCAAGTGAACCAGCATTACGCCTTCGTGTAAACCTCCGCCCCGCTCTCAACAAACTCCTTCGACTTCTCTTCCATGCCTTTGGCCAGCGCTTCGTCTTCGGAGATTTGGAGTTCGGCGGCGTATTTGCGGACGTCCTCGGTGATCTTCATGGAGCAGAAGTGGGGGCCGCACATGGAGCAGAAGTGAGCCGACTTTGCGCCGTCCTGGGGGAGGGTTTCGTCGTGGTATTCGCGGGCGGTGATGGGGTCGAGGGCGAGATTGAACTGGTCTTCCCAGCGGAATTCGAAGCGGGCTTTGGAGAGGGCGTTGTCGCGGTATTGGGCTCCGGGGTGGCCTTTGGCGAGGTCGGCGGCGTGGGCGGCGAGCTTGTAGGTGAT
It encodes the following:
- a CDS encoding DNA adenine methylase, whose translation is MKTFSEPQLSLISETTKLPDEIANFPRFRYMGSKFRLLPWIHETLAEIGFETATDAFSGSGVVSYLLKAMGKQVRANDTLAFPSVLTSATVANNATRLNAPDLELLLSAKARSQSEQFIRKTYEGIFYTPEELSCLDDLWSGIRQLESPFKRAMALAALLRSAIKRQPRGLFTISDPTRYQDGRRDLQLNIREHFIEQVAIYNAAVFSNGQRNSVTSSDVFHVNPGSDLVYMDPPYVPLADDNCYIKRYHFLEGLACYWEGKELMMHTKVRKIVKPFTPFSYRQTALEAFDRLFRHFSDSIQVLSYSSNAYPDLPTLCSIMRRYKKSVEVLEKNHRYHFGTHAAAKRNVVKEYLIIGS
- a CDS encoding TIR domain-containing protein; amino-acid sequence: MNLDKTVEAIFVRIASFDDLAKMLGASPKQLRFLLYGCSDYSKYTIFSIAKRKGGTRLIKAPRVELKCIQRRLASLIQDRVRPRACAHGFVRSRSVVTNALLHVRHRTVFNIDLKDFFPTINFGRVRGLFMAAPFGAPEKIATVIAQLCCHEGVLPQGAPTSPVVSNLICMRLDTQLQKLAKNHRCIFSRYADDITFSRRKGNMPSDIASEDANGDFVVGNELRRIIDSNGFSIHPDKVHLYRNTTRQSVTGLVVNRRVNVPREFIRNIRAMISDWHKNGLDSAEKSHHEKHYRRALIAGLKPPLPRIIEGKLNFLRMVKGIDDPVRRNLQRQFVNVYPEYQKVMEKENSELSMRDLFISHASEDKDAFVRPLVQALVKVGVSVWYDEAEMTIGDKLTNKINEGLTKSRYGLVVLSPSFFSVKKTWPDREVNALFAMEDADGNSRVLPLWYKVDKEQVSKTNPLLAGQLAWKAADFSVDVLAEKFRDFMKNRRSKDA
- a CDS encoding DpnII family type II restriction endonuclease — protein: MKRYRQTFEEISASLIPIEASWLDSHAEGVIALLKHLPEKAAYADADVAALLATNFEQATTAIRLFLDVSKDDYTHRMQELLGPGGIGKKRYLADPPAYLKALNQLELCKLMTQAIHQPLHWSDVLIERLKGGRGSAIKGQTRGRGMEDFVEGIVRSIFSDEQVAVRCRFTGAKGQSTEKADFAIPSANDPVILIEVKAYGATGSKQTDVLGDIARIVEEKRHDTVLLLVTDGITWKQRTNDLRKLVALQNEGKIHRIYTKSMAEDLRSDLETLRSENDFQPTP